One region of Coregonus clupeaformis isolate EN_2021a chromosome 31, ASM2061545v1, whole genome shotgun sequence genomic DNA includes:
- the LOC121547518 gene encoding tectonin beta-propeller repeat-containing protein 1-like codes for MPVSLLWAVDVYGRVYSLSTGGQQWEQCHDAVLEFKRVTAVQQCCWGIACDHHIYLNVHSCDVPIRYQEETYENQRWNPVDNFSDRLLPSDRWQWSDITGLEHQPLDSFLIPSTNWEWEGDWYIDETFGGEPTEKGGWTYAIDFPATYTKDKKWNSCVRRRRWIRYRRYKATDTWAKIPSEGHSGPLPDPFNDISCGGWEISEEPRGRLSLWAVSLQGKVWFREGIHHHSPEGDGWEEVSLPGEVVQISCGPGDLVWAVLWEGQLIVREGITRDCPQGSSWVVVDSPNPEAGAIHIAVGDNVVWAVTKDNKVWFRRGINSHNPCGSGWIGMVGEMVMINVGLNDQVWGISCVDRAVYFRQGVTSSELSGKAWKAVNVPRDGDIMSHSSASTSSLHSAGCFFSGEVRAQSVMSEDSDTEGDPQRAVLEVGACLSSPPPPIDPDVTKPRIPKVTSDSFISEMLSDREVKREGATAAATAATASPSIPEEEVALGESEAKSPPPALVLSPSLSGGPGDPQWSNVDLEETQTHLAVGPAVVRGDSADTCSLSSVATYTLYQGEPYGADEHPLWAWVSGGGCGVDCHSQLNWFSSATALTSSVQSMSLSISPAQTAAWRKQIFDQLSERSKREMDHFKHYEQAIEQSVWVKKGTMQWWRDWKPHKWVDVRFVLEQFSGPEGNKDGILFLYYTFNEEKKYLHAFINEVTILVPVLNDSKHTFAIYTAERTKQRWPIRLAAATEVEMHDWLALLSVSCCDSRGIQGPPSKQAIWSVTCKGDIFVCEPSPSLEACPYPTPCDQMFWRQVGGHLRLVECNSLGVVWGVGYDHTAWVYTGGYGGGFFQGLASSTDNIYTQTDVTCVYIYENQRWNPVTGYTNRGLPTDRYMWSDATGLQECTKANTKPPSPHWTWVADWAIDYGISGGTDREGWQYAADFPTSYHGHKTLKDFVRRRRWARKCKLTTTGPWQEVPPIPLSDVTIVPCGAQSSVEPVPLWAISNKGDVLCRLGVTLLTPAGTSWLHVGTDQPFKSISIGGANQVWAIARDGSAFYRGSVSAESPAGDCWYHIPSPARQTLQQVSVGRTSVYTVDQNGNLWFRQGLTPSYPQGSSWEHICNNVRKVSVGPLDQVWIIADKVQGSQSLSCGTVCHRLGVQPMEPKGQSWDYGIGGGWDHITVRGNSIEAPRVRMPSLTPSLTASLMDPLRPLPPRSPLPVMITEKDNGNAVRC; via the exons ATGCCTGTGTCCCTGCTGTGGGCAGTGGATGTGTACGGGCGCGTGTACAGCCTGTCCACCGGAGGGCAGCAGTGGGAGCAGTGTCATGATGCCGTGTTAGAGTTTAAGAGGGTGACAGCCGTGCAGCAGTGTTGCTGGGGTATCGCCTGTGACCACCACATTTACCTGAATGTCCACTCTTGTGATGTACCCATACGTTACCAGGAGGAGACATACGAGAACCAG cgatGGAATCCAGTGGATAACTTCTCGGATCGCTTGTTGCCGAGCGACCGCTGGCAGTGGAGTGACATCACAGGGCTGGAACACCAACCCCTGGACAGTTTCCTAATTCCCTCGACCAACTGGGAGTGGGAGGGGGACTGGTACATTGACGAGACCTTTGGAGGAGAACCCACAGAGAAAGGA GGTTGGACCTATGCCATAGACTTCCCTGCCACCTACACCAAAGACAAGAAGTGGAACTCGTGTGTCCGTCGCCGGCGATGGATCCGCTACAGGAGGTACAAGGCCACGGACACCTGGGCCAAG ATCCCATCAGAAGGTCACAGTGGTCCCCTACCAGACCCCTTTAATGACATCAGCTGTGGGGGCTGGGAGATCAGTGAGGAGCCCAGGGGGAGGCTGTCTCTGTGGGCCGTCTCTCTACAGGGCAAG GTGTGGTTTCGTGAGGGTATCCACCACCACAGCCCAGAGGGGGATGGCTGGGAGGAGGTGTCTCTGCCTGGGGAGGTAGTGCAGATCAGCTGTGGTCCAGGGGACCTGGTCTGGGCTGTGCTCTGGGAGGGTCAACTCATCGTCAGGGAGGGCATCACCAGAGACTGCCCACAAG gCTCCTCCTGGGTGGTGGTGGACTCTCCCAACCCAGAAGCCGGGGCCATCCACATAGCTGTGGGGGACAACGTAGTGTGGGCCGTCaccaaggacaacaaa GTATGGTTCAGGCGTGGCATCAACTCCCATAACCCATGTGGTTCAGGCTGGATCGGGATGGTCGGGGAGATGGTCATGATCAACGTGGGCCTCAACGACCAG GTGTGGGGTATCAGCTGTGTGGACCGGGCAGTTTATTTCCGTCAGGGTGTGACCTCCAGTGAGTTGAGTGGTAAAGCCTGGAAGGCTGTCAACGTGCCCCGAGACGGAGACATCATGTCCCACTCCTCCGCCAGCACTAGCAGTCTGCACAG TGCTGGTTGTTTCTTCAGTGGTGAGGTCCGAGCCCAGTCTGTGATGAGTGAAGACTCGGACACAGAGGGCGATCCACAGAGGGCGGTCCTAGAAGTAGGGGCCTGCCtttcttcccctccccctcccatcgACCCTGACGTCACCAAACCACGCATCCCTAAGGTCACCAGCGACAGCTTCATCTCTGAGATGCTCTCTGACCGCGAGGTCAAACGGGAGGGGGCCACCGCTGCCGCCACTGCCGCCACTGCCAGTCCCTCTATCCCAGAAGAGGAAGTCGCTCTTGGGGAATCAGAGGCCAAGTCTCCCCCTCCGGCCCTGGTTCTTTCCCCCAGCCTGTCTGGAGGGCCTGGGGACCCCCAGTGGAGTAATGTGGACCTGGAAGAGACCCAGACTCACCTGGCTGTGGGGCCTGCCGTGGTGAGAGGGGACTCGGCTGACACCTGTAGCTTGTCCTCGGTGGCCACCTACACCCTGTATCAGGGGGAGCCTTATGGGGCGGATGAACACCCGCTCTGGGCATGGGTCAGTGGAGGAGGCTGTGGTGTGGACTGTCACTCCCAGCTCAACTGGTTCAGCTCTGCCACAG cCCTGACATCTTCAGTCCAGTCCATGAGTCTGTCCATCAGTCCAGCCCAGACAGCTGCCTGGCGGAAACAGATCTTTGATCAGCTCAGCGAACGCTCTAAGAGAGAGATGGACCACTTTAAACATTACGAACAGGCCATAGAACAG tctgtgTGGGTGAAGAAAGGGACCATGCAGTGGTGGAGGGACTGGAAGCCCCATAAGTGGGTGGACGTGAGGTTTGTCCTGGAGCAGTTCTCAGGACCCGAGGGAAACAAGGACGGTATCCTCTTCCTCTACTACACCTTCAAcgaggagaagaag TACCTGCATGCGTTCATCAATGAGGTGACTATCTTGGTGCCGGTGCTGAATGACTCCAAACACACATTTGCCATCTACACAGCAGAGAGGACTAAACAGAGGTGGCCTATCAGACTGGCTGCTGCCACCGAGGTGGAGATGCACGACTGG CTGGCCCTGCTGAGTGTGTCGTGCTGTGACTCCCGGGGGATCCAGGGTCCCCCCTCTAAACAGGCCATCTGGTCAGTCACCTGTAAAGGAGACATCTTCGTCTGTGAGCCCTCACCTAGCCTGGAGGCCTGTCCCTACCCCACACCCTGTGACCAGAT gttcTGGCGTCAGGTGGGGGGTCACCTGCGTCTGGTGGAGTGTAACAGTCTGGGGGTGGTTTGGGGGGTGGGCTATGACCACACTGCCTGGGTCTACACTGGCGGCTATGGAGGTGGATTCTTCCAGG GTCTGGCCAGCAGCACAGATAACATCTACACCCAGACAGATGTGACGTGTGTCTACATCTATGAGAACCAGAGGTGGAACCCAGTCACAGGATATACCAACAGAGGCCTCCCAACAGATCGCTACATGTGGAGTGATGCGACGGGACTGCAGGAGTGTACCAAGGCCAACACCAAGCCTCCATCCCCTCACTGGACATGG GTAGCAGACTGGGCCATTGACTACGGTATCTccggagggacagacagagagggttgGCAATACGCAGCTGATTTCCCAAC GTCGTATCATGGCCACAAGACCTTGAAGGACTTTGTTCGTCGTAGGCGATGGGCCAG GAAGTGTAAACTGACAACCACAGGGCCGTGGCAGGAAGTCCCGCCCATCCCGTTGAGTGACGTGACCATCGTCCCATGTGGAGCTCAGAGCAGTGTTGAGCCGGTCCCTCTGTGGGCCATCAGTAACAAGGGAGACGTGCTCTGTAGACTTGGGGTCACCCTACTGACGCCTgcc GGGACGTCGTGGCTTCACGTGGGCACAGACCAGCCTTTTAAGTCTATCTCCATCGGTGGGGCCAACCAGGTGTGGGCCATTGCCAGGGATGGATCTGCCTTCTACAGGGGCTCCGTGTCCGCAGAGAGCCCTGCAG GAGACTGCTGGTACCACATCCCCTCTCCTGCCAGACAGACGCTCCAACAGGTGTCTGTAGGGAGGACGTCGGTCTACACTGTGGATCAAAATG GTAACCTGTGGTTCAGACAGGGCCTGACTCCCAGCTACCCCCAGGGATCGTCATGGGAACACATCTGCAACAATGTACGCAAGGTCTCCGTAGGACCTCTAGACCAG GTGTGGATCATAGCTGACAAGGTGCAAGGCAGCCAAAGTCTGAGCTGTGGGACAGTGTGTCACCGTCTGGGGGTTCAGCCCATGGAGCCCAAGGGACAGTCCTGGGACTACGGCATCGGA ggtGGCTGGGACCACATCACTGTGAGAGGGAACTCAATTGAGGCGCCTCGTGTCCGTATGCCCTCCCTGACACCCTCCCTCACCGCCTCCCTAATGGACCCCCTCCGCCCCCTTCCACCCCGCAGCCCGCTCCCCGTCATGATCACAGAGAAGGATAATGGGAATGCTGTCAggtgttaa